The following proteins come from a genomic window of Thiothrix winogradskyi:
- a CDS encoding lecithin retinol acyltransferase family protein, giving the protein MSVPQPSIKLEILEKPNIGDHLISSRLGYTHHGIYIGNGKVIHYSGLADGLTLTSGVIEEATLEAFHNGRGYSVKTYANPHFTGLVVAQRAKSRLGEDQYNVFSNNCEHFCEWCINDEHHSEQIKQAKTASTKGLMAFTLLRTIVPPQVSIPLSLCYGAYCLLQKNQNPQG; this is encoded by the coding sequence ATGAGCGTACCGCAACCTTCCATAAAATTAGAAATACTAGAAAAACCTAATATTGGCGACCATTTGATTTCCTCACGTTTAGGTTACACCCATCATGGTATCTATATCGGTAATGGCAAAGTCATTCATTATTCTGGGCTGGCAGATGGATTAACATTAACATCAGGCGTTATTGAAGAAGCAACGCTTGAAGCATTCCACAATGGACGCGGATACAGCGTAAAAACCTACGCCAACCCACACTTTACAGGATTAGTCGTTGCCCAACGCGCCAAATCCAGACTAGGAGAAGACCAATACAATGTTTTTTCCAACAACTGTGAGCACTTCTGCGAATGGTGTATCAACGACGAACACCATAGCGAACAAATTAAGCAAGCTAAAACTGCATCGACAAAAGGGCTGATGGCTTTTACCCTATTAAGGACAATCGTGCCACCACAAGTGTCTATACCCCTCAGTCTTTGCTACGGTGCATATTGCTTACTACAAAAAAACCAAAATCCTCAGGGCTAA
- a CDS encoding c-type cytochrome, with translation MKALSLLGITLIALAQATAPAFAEEKAADAAKPEAAAEAPKADDKAADAAKPEAAAEAPKADDKAADAVKIDGEKIYKGLCMSCHDAGIAGSPKLGDKAAWEPRIATGVDALYKTSLEGKGAMPAKGGNPALSDDEVKAAVDYMVAQVK, from the coding sequence ATGAAAGCACTAAGCCTATTGGGCATCACACTAATCGCACTCGCTCAAGCCACTGCACCTGCATTTGCCGAAGAAAAAGCCGCCGATGCTGCCAAACCGGAAGCGGCTGCCGAAGCCCCTAAAGCCGATGACAAAGCAGCCGATGCTGCTAAACCAGAAGCGGCGGCTGAAGCCCCTAAAGCCGATGACAAAGCAGCCGATGCTGTTAAAATCGACGGTGAAAAAATTTACAAAGGTCTGTGCATGAGCTGCCATGATGCAGGTATTGCTGGTTCCCCTAAACTGGGTGACAAAGCCGCATGGGAACCGCGTATTGCAACCGGTGTGGACGCTCTTTACAAAACCAGTCTGGAAGGTAAAGGCGCTATGCCTGCGAAAGGCGGCAACCCAGCGCTGTCTGACGATGAAGTCAAAGCAGCCGTTGATTACATGGTTGCACAAGTCAAGTAA
- a CDS encoding ferritin-like domain-containing protein: MQNLYRAAHACLMQSDIDQKLVGAQQLYAAWQQGDLWRDNEPDFPVQTIAVPGRPAKPELVHPKYVKQRKLSTPEGRRALLHAVAHIEFNAINLALDAVYRFRELPDAYYGDWLQVAAEEAYHFSLLRARMQDFSCVYGDLPAHNGLWEQACKTDHDVLVRMALVPRVLEARGLDVTPGMMQRLREVDDAETVEILTIILRDEIGHVRIGSYWFHYCCGQRGLEPDATFRQLLRDTLPAPLRGPFYTEARLQAGFSAEELEQLVDMEKNWL, from the coding sequence ATGCAAAACCTCTACCGAGCAGCACACGCCTGCTTAATGCAATCTGACATTGACCAGAAGTTGGTCGGTGCGCAGCAACTCTACGCCGCTTGGCAACAAGGTGACTTATGGCGCGATAATGAGCCGGACTTTCCGGTGCAAACCATTGCAGTGCCGGGTCGACCTGCCAAGCCGGAATTGGTGCACCCTAAATATGTGAAACAACGTAAACTCAGCACCCCAGAAGGGCGGCGGGCATTATTACATGCAGTTGCTCATATTGAATTTAATGCGATTAATTTGGCGTTGGATGCGGTCTACCGTTTTCGCGAATTACCGGATGCTTACTACGGTGATTGGCTACAAGTGGCTGCGGAAGAGGCTTACCACTTCAGTTTGTTACGCGCTCGGATGCAGGATTTTTCCTGTGTTTATGGTGACTTGCCCGCGCACAATGGCCTTTGGGAACAAGCCTGTAAGACCGACCATGATGTGCTGGTGCGCATGGCGTTGGTGCCAAGAGTGCTCGAAGCACGTGGGCTGGATGTTACCCCCGGTATGATGCAGCGCTTACGCGAAGTCGATGATGCTGAAACCGTTGAAATATTAACAATTATTTTGCGGGATGAAATCGGGCATGTGCGGATTGGCTCGTATTGGTTTCATTACTGCTGTGGGCAACGTGGCTTGGAACCGGATGCCACTTTCCGGCAATTACTTCGTGATACTTTGCCCGCGCCTTTGCGGGGACCGTTTTATACCGAGGCACGGTTGCAGGCGGGTTTTAGTGCTGAAGAGTTGGAGCAGTTGGTAGACATGGAAAAAAATTGGCTTTAA
- a CDS encoding YkvA family protein produces MKMSENQLSDQYSDEGFWGKVKNYAKAAGERVLEPALKLYYAANDGDTPAWAKTTIFGALGYFIFPIDVIPDIAPVVGYTDDLGVLAAAIAATAVHIKNEHTEKAKAILTQWFS; encoded by the coding sequence ATGAAAATGTCCGAAAATCAACTTAGCGACCAATATTCCGACGAAGGATTTTGGGGGAAAGTCAAAAACTATGCCAAAGCAGCCGGTGAACGCGTATTAGAACCCGCCCTCAAGCTTTATTACGCTGCTAATGATGGTGATACTCCAGCTTGGGCTAAAACTACAATTTTTGGAGCACTGGGGTACTTTATTTTTCCGATTGATGTGATTCCTGATATAGCGCCAGTGGTTGGATACACCGATGATTTGGGAGTTTTGGCAGCAGCTATAGCTGCTACTGCTGTTCATATCAAGAATGAGCACACCGAAAAAGCCAAGGCAATTCTTACTCAATGGTTCTCCTAA
- a CDS encoding DUF6290 family protein, translated as MTISIRLDKSIEEALRQRLQLSGIPLSEFVREAIREKLDKEVDKPSPYELGKHLFGRNGSGRDDLSINRKAILREKLNAKHRH; from the coding sequence ATGACCATTTCAATCCGCCTAGACAAATCCATTGAAGAAGCCCTGCGACAGCGCTTGCAGCTCAGCGGCATTCCCTTGTCGGAATTTGTGCGCGAAGCTATCCGCGAGAAACTGGATAAAGAAGTGGACAAACCCAGCCCCTACGAGTTAGGCAAGCATTTGTTTGGTCGCAATGGCAGTGGGCGTGATGATTTAAGCATTAACCGTAAAGCCATTTTGCGGGAGAAGCTGAATGCGAAACATCGTCATTGA
- a CDS encoding peptide chain release factor 3, whose protein sequence is MTDRLTETARRRTFAIISHPDAGKTTMTEKVLLFGGAIQLAGTIKGRKAGRHATSDWMTMEKERGISVTSSVMQFPYDGRIVNLLDTPGHEDFSEDTYRVLTAVDSALMVIDVAKGVEERTIKLMEVCRLRDTPIMTFINKLDREGKEPIELLDEVETVLNIQCAPITWPIGMGKRLKGIYHLYADKVILYKPSTERRQDYDEIQGLDNPELDTLLGTQADELREEIELVKGASHEFDLQAYLDGKLTPVYFGTALNSFGIRELLDGFVENAPAPQARPTTTRKVEAAEEPFTGFVFKIQANMDPQHRDRMAFMRICSGKFEKGMKVKHVRIGKDVKIPDALTFMASDREHVEDAYPGDIIGLHNHGSIRIGDTFTMGENLQFTGIPNFAPELFRRAQLRDPLKMKQLQKGLEQLCEEGATQLFKPINNNDLILGAVGVLQFDVVAQRLKDEYKVDAMFEGVNVQTARWVTSTNEKKFDEFKTKAAQNLAYDHAGELVYIAPTRINLQMAQEKWPDIKFHSTREHGVATG, encoded by the coding sequence ATGACCGACCGCCTAACCGAAACCGCCCGCCGCCGCACCTTCGCCATCATTTCCCACCCGGATGCGGGTAAAACCACCATGACCGAAAAGGTGCTGCTATTCGGGGGCGCAATCCAGCTTGCAGGCACGATCAAAGGGCGCAAAGCCGGTCGCCACGCCACCTCCGACTGGATGACGATGGAAAAAGAACGCGGCATTTCCGTCACCTCATCGGTGATGCAGTTCCCCTACGACGGGCGCATCGTCAACCTGCTCGACACGCCGGGGCATGAAGACTTCTCGGAAGACACCTACCGCGTGTTAACCGCTGTCGATTCCGCGCTCATGGTCATCGACGTCGCAAAAGGTGTCGAAGAACGCACTATTAAGCTCATGGAAGTCTGCCGCCTGCGCGATACGCCAATTATGACCTTCATCAACAAGCTCGACCGCGAAGGCAAAGAGCCGATTGAATTGCTGGATGAAGTCGAAACCGTCCTCAATATCCAATGCGCCCCGATTACCTGGCCTATCGGCATGGGCAAACGCCTCAAAGGGATTTACCACCTTTACGCCGACAAAGTAATCCTCTACAAACCCAGCACCGAACGCCGTCAGGATTACGACGAAATTCAAGGGCTGGACAACCCCGAACTCGACACATTGCTCGGCACACAAGCCGACGAATTACGCGAAGAAATCGAGCTGGTGAAAGGCGCAAGCCATGAATTTGACCTGCAAGCCTACCTCGATGGCAAGCTCACACCCGTGTATTTCGGCACGGCCTTAAACAGCTTCGGCATCCGCGAATTGCTGGACGGTTTCGTGGAAAACGCCCCCGCCCCGCAAGCCCGCCCGACCACCACCCGCAAAGTCGAAGCAGCCGAAGAGCCGTTCACCGGCTTCGTCTTCAAAATCCAAGCGAATATGGATCCGCAACACCGCGACCGTATGGCGTTCATGCGCATTTGTTCCGGCAAGTTTGAAAAGGGCATGAAGGTCAAACACGTCCGCATCGGCAAGGATGTGAAAATCCCCGACGCGCTCACCTTCATGGCATCCGACCGCGAACACGTCGAAGACGCTTACCCCGGCGACATTATCGGCTTGCACAACCACGGCAGCATCCGCATCGGCGACACCTTCACAATGGGCGAAAACCTGCAATTCACCGGCATTCCCAACTTCGCACCGGAACTGTTTCGCCGTGCGCAACTTCGCGACCCGCTGAAAATGAAGCAGCTCCAAAAAGGCTTGGAGCAATTGTGCGAAGAGGGTGCAACCCAGCTTTTCAAGCCGATCAATAACAACGACCTGATTCTTGGCGCGGTCGGTGTGTTGCAGTTCGACGTGGTGGCGCAACGGCTCAAAGACGAATACAAAGTCGATGCGATGTTTGAAGGTGTGAACGTGCAAACCGCGCGTTGGGTCACGTCCACCAACGAGAAGAAGTTCGATGAATTCAAGACTAAAGCGGCGCAGAATTTAGCTTACGACCATGCGGGCGAGCTGGTCTACATCGCCCCAACCCGCATCAACCTGCAAATGGCGCAGGAAAAATGGCCGGACATTAAGTTCCATTCCACCCGCGAACATGGCGTGGCAACAGGTTGA
- a CDS encoding penicillin-binding protein 1A, with product MFALYSHYSPQLPDEAELRKIDIQVPLRIYTRDGALLAEYGEHRSRPVKLEDVPEKLKYAFLDIEDARFYEHQGVDLKGVLRALRSVVSTGSASQGASTITMQLARNSFLDSGKNFERKLKETLLAIKIEQTLEKNQILELYLNKIYLGNRAYGIASAAEIYYGKTLAELTLAQSAMIAGLPKAPSRYNPLANAERAMIRRDYILKRMLEFKHISPDEYQTAINEPNTAQRHKKTEIDADAPYLAEMVRADIVKRYGEANAYTQGYHVYTTLDSAIQKEAAESLRKSLLAYDQRHGYRGAEDKLALSELKNEDEMRDKLSSYPVFGDLHPALVLQAGASSAELLLGETRVTLTLDAVKWAREFKTEDRRGASPKRVSDVLSPGDIVRLRQTDKEKNTWVLSQVPTVGGALVSLDPNDGAVRAVMGGFDFQHSKFNRATQAMRQPGSSFKPIVYAAALSKGFTPASIVNDAPIEIPGSTWKPENFGGRYIGPTTLREALAKSRNLVSIRLLRSIGINYAIDFAHEFGFPKENLPPNLTLALGTAMTTPMEMATAYAVFANGGYKVNSYFITKIEDRHHQVLFEETSPRICAGETDVCVVEKKVDKSTEPAAKDYEGKDGKAAVPAEATDDAKPIWETAAVERPKVGENGVYPAAKRILNNRAHYQIVSMMQDVTQSGTAARAGRSLNRKDIAGKTGTTNDQKDAWFCGFTPSVVTVAWVGFDDMAKLGEGETATNVALPMWIDFMHRVLKGEPSKEWEKPIDLKEADLDLGIEEDKPRRRAENTQDSGAGFQYKSERDIAPRQPAQNGGAPRAPAPQRTPERVEIPEQLF from the coding sequence TTGTTTGCGCTTTATTCCCACTATTCCCCCCAGTTACCTGATGAGGCAGAGTTACGTAAAATCGATATTCAAGTGCCATTGCGTATCTATACCCGTGATGGTGCCTTGCTGGCGGAATACGGCGAACACCGTAGCCGCCCGGTTAAACTGGAAGATGTGCCTGAAAAGCTGAAGTATGCATTCTTGGATATTGAAGACGCCCGGTTTTATGAGCATCAAGGGGTTGATCTAAAAGGGGTGCTGCGGGCATTGCGTAGTGTGGTGTCAACAGGTTCTGCCAGTCAGGGTGCTAGTACCATTACCATGCAGTTGGCACGAAATTCCTTCTTGGATTCGGGAAAAAATTTCGAGCGCAAGCTCAAAGAAACCTTATTAGCCATTAAAATAGAGCAGACGCTGGAGAAAAACCAGATTCTGGAGCTGTACCTCAACAAAATTTACTTAGGCAATCGTGCGTATGGGATTGCTTCTGCTGCGGAAATTTACTACGGCAAGACGTTGGCAGAACTGACCTTGGCACAGAGTGCCATGATTGCGGGTTTGCCCAAAGCGCCTTCGCGTTATAACCCGCTGGCTAACGCTGAACGCGCGATGATCCGCCGGGATTACATCCTCAAACGGATGTTGGAATTTAAGCATATTTCCCCAGATGAATACCAAACTGCCATCAACGAACCCAATACTGCGCAACGCCATAAAAAAACCGAGATTGATGCGGATGCGCCGTATCTCGCTGAAATGGTACGTGCGGATATTGTGAAGCGCTACGGTGAGGCAAATGCGTATACCCAAGGCTATCATGTGTATACCACGTTGGATTCTGCTATTCAAAAAGAAGCTGCTGAGTCATTGCGCAAATCGTTGTTGGCGTATGACCAACGGCATGGCTATCGGGGTGCTGAAGATAAATTGGCATTGAGTGAATTGAAAAATGAGGACGAGATGCGTGACAAGCTCTCGTCTTACCCCGTTTTTGGAGACTTGCACCCCGCGTTGGTACTGCAAGCCGGAGCCAGTAGTGCGGAATTATTGCTGGGTGAAACCCGTGTGACGCTTACCTTAGATGCGGTTAAGTGGGCGCGTGAATTTAAAACCGAAGATCGCCGTGGCGCTTCCCCTAAGCGGGTGAGTGATGTGTTGAGTCCGGGCGATATTGTACGCTTGCGCCAGACAGATAAGGAAAAGAATACTTGGGTGCTTTCCCAAGTGCCGACCGTTGGCGGGGCTTTGGTGTCACTTGACCCTAATGATGGCGCAGTACGTGCCGTTATGGGGGGCTTTGATTTTCAGCATTCCAAGTTTAATCGGGCGACGCAGGCCATGCGCCAGCCCGGTTCCAGTTTTAAGCCGATTGTGTATGCTGCCGCCTTGTCGAAAGGTTTTACGCCTGCCAGTATTGTGAATGATGCCCCGATTGAAATTCCGGGGAGTACTTGGAAACCTGAAAACTTCGGTGGCAGATACATTGGTCCGACTACCTTGCGCGAAGCATTAGCAAAATCACGCAATCTGGTGTCTATCCGGTTATTGCGTAGTATCGGCATCAATTATGCCATTGATTTTGCACACGAGTTTGGCTTTCCCAAAGAAAACTTGCCGCCTAATTTGACACTAGCGTTAGGCACGGCAATGACCACACCGATGGAAATGGCAACGGCTTACGCGGTATTTGCGAACGGTGGTTACAAGGTCAATAGTTACTTTATTACCAAGATTGAAGATCGTCACCATCAGGTGTTGTTTGAAGAAACCTCCCCCAGAATTTGTGCCGGTGAAACGGATGTTTGTGTTGTCGAAAAGAAGGTAGACAAATCAACAGAACCGGCAGCAAAGGATTATGAGGGTAAGGATGGCAAGGCGGCAGTGCCTGCTGAAGCGACCGATGACGCCAAACCCATTTGGGAAACGGCTGCGGTTGAACGCCCTAAAGTAGGTGAAAATGGGGTTTATCCGGCGGCTAAACGCATTTTGAATAATAGGGCACACTACCAGATTGTGAGCATGATGCAGGATGTTACCCAGTCAGGGACGGCGGCGCGTGCAGGGCGTAGTTTGAACCGTAAAGACATTGCGGGTAAAACTGGCACTACCAATGACCAAAAAGATGCTTGGTTTTGCGGGTTCACGCCCAGCGTTGTGACGGTCGCGTGGGTGGGTTTCGATGATATGGCGAAGTTAGGTGAGGGTGAAACGGCGACCAATGTGGCGCTGCCGATGTGGATTGATTTCATGCACCGTGTTCTCAAGGGGGAACCCTCTAAAGAATGGGAAAAGCCGATTGATCTTAAAGAGGCGGATTTGGACTTGGGGATTGAAGAAGATAAACCCCGGCGGCGTGCTGAAAATACGCAGGATTCGGGCGCAGGCTTCCAGTACAAAAGCGAGCGTGATATTGCCCCGCGTCAGCCCGCTCAAAACGGTGGAGCACCGCGTGCCCCCGCGCCGCAACGTACACCGGAACGGGTAGAAATTCCCGAACAACTTTTCTGA
- a CDS encoding glycerate kinase type-2 family protein → MTDHRTLLLEIYAAGLAAVNGEMAVYQALLAKGNRGACHVVAIGKAAEAMFMGASRYLTTQITSALLITKHGHVSVPLPPYVQVVEAAHPVPDESSLAAGKQLLTYLQALPANEPVLFLISGGASSLVEVLDAGWSLPRLQQATQAMLANGAVISDINAMRRALSLIKGGKLWGYLGERPVSCLLISDVPGDDPAVIGSGLLFPAPHDTFDWQIVASNRQMLAAMAAAAPADLPVHLMPDFIEGDAEVNAQWCVDQLHESAPGLYLWGAETTVQLPLNPGRGGRNQHFALAAALYLNPDDAIYLLAAGTDGTDGVTADTGALVDSGTVSRGNDQNLDPWACLRAADAGTFLEASGDLIHTGPTGTNVMDVIIGLKLPCKTSTEQHTPA, encoded by the coding sequence ATGACCGACCATCGCACCCTGCTATTAGAAATCTATGCCGCTGGCTTAGCCGCCGTCAATGGCGAAATGGCTGTTTACCAAGCATTGCTTGCCAAGGGTAATCGTGGGGCGTGCCATGTGGTGGCGATTGGCAAAGCGGCTGAAGCGATGTTCATGGGGGCAAGCCGTTACCTAACGACACAGATCACCAGTGCTTTGCTGATTACCAAACACGGTCACGTTAGCGTTCCACTGCCGCCTTATGTGCAAGTCGTCGAAGCGGCGCATCCGGTTCCTGATGAATCGTCATTGGCGGCGGGTAAGCAGTTGCTGACGTATCTGCAAGCATTGCCTGCCAATGAGCCGGTGTTGTTTCTGATTTCAGGCGGTGCATCCAGCTTGGTTGAAGTGTTGGATGCGGGCTGGAGCTTGCCGCGCTTGCAACAGGCTACTCAGGCAATGTTGGCAAATGGAGCAGTTATCAGTGACATTAATGCAATGCGGCGGGCGCTATCCCTCATTAAAGGCGGCAAATTGTGGGGATATTTGGGCGAACGCCCGGTCTCTTGTTTGCTGATTTCTGATGTACCCGGCGATGACCCTGCGGTGATTGGTTCGGGATTATTGTTTCCAGCGCCGCATGACACGTTTGATTGGCAAATTGTTGCCAGCAATCGCCAAATGTTGGCGGCAATGGCTGCCGCCGCGCCTGCCGATTTGCCTGTGCATTTGATGCCTGATTTCATCGAAGGTGATGCAGAAGTAAACGCGCAATGGTGTGTGGATCAGTTGCATGAGAGTGCTCCCGGTCTTTACTTGTGGGGGGCAGAAACCACGGTGCAATTGCCGTTGAACCCCGGTCGTGGGGGGCGCAATCAGCATTTTGCCTTGGCAGCGGCACTTTACCTGAACCCAGACGATGCTATTTACCTATTGGCAGCCGGTACGGATGGCACGGATGGGGTGACAGCCGACACCGGGGCGTTGGTCGATAGTGGCACTGTTTCGCGTGGTAACGACCAAAATCTTGACCCTTGGGCTTGTTTACGTGCTGCTGATGCCGGTACATTCCTTGAAGCCAGCGGCGACCTGATCCATACAGGGCCGACGGGTACGAACGTGATGGATGTCATTATCGGCTTAAAACTACCATGCAAAACCTCTACCGAGCAGCACACGCCTGCTTAA
- a CDS encoding type II toxin-antitoxin system VapC family toxin, whose translation MRNIVIDSGPLIALFDRSDRYHSQAKAFINGLQGKLHTNLVVIGEVVHMLDFSQQTQQDFLFWVQNAALIDENTVGDWPRILNLLEKYSDLPADFADASLIVLCERLNTRFVASVDSDFTVYRDYARNHFTNLFWG comes from the coding sequence ATGCGAAACATCGTCATTGATAGTGGCCCGTTGATCGCATTGTTTGACCGCAGTGACCGTTACCACTCACAAGCGAAAGCCTTCATCAATGGGCTACAGGGCAAGTTGCACACCAATCTGGTGGTGATCGGCGAAGTCGTACACATGCTGGATTTCTCGCAACAGACGCAGCAGGATTTTCTATTTTGGGTGCAAAACGCCGCGCTGATTGATGAAAATACCGTGGGTGATTGGCCTCGGATTCTGAACTTGCTGGAAAAATATTCCGACCTACCCGCCGATTTTGCGGATGCCTCCCTGATCGTTTTGTGTGAACGCCTCAACACCCGTTTCGTCGCCAGCGTCGATAGCGATTTCACCGTTTATCGCGATTACGCCCGCAATCATTTCACCAATCTGTTTTGGGGATAA
- a CDS encoding transglycosylase SLT domain-containing protein: MKKIVEKLGSVWLAVVFLGWSLSVSAAEEPASCVGFSAKTLNQHASAYQADIKKAANRYSVNPSLIKAVMATGSCFNHAYVSPDGRVGLMQLQMDTAKRFGAFDVFTPEANIDAGTRYLSYLLRRYQGSQAEVLAAYVANSGTLWHEPELPIALELIQEPVKQHLATLLKLDGNKKANRQAVALLKKWVSSTKVYHTALAALPQPDMKAAKTWFQSRLTKVHYPRTPEARGCGGFSAKTLQTKAAPYEDMIKESAKRHGVNPALVKAVIAAESCYREMVVSYKGASGLMQLMPETAAELGVLDIFDPQENINGGTRYLSWLVRRYDGSVPHAIAAYNAGPGRITPGEPITITFTETRGYIHNVLTNLTKLEQGKKSVEQAHLLLAGWEQTELEYQAALRGETLAVAEPEVAPVAEEITAPNPGITLAFIRTEKVLPTAADAEIPPNVHLISAIDQGIVRVKHIKTTELVPAEAMAEPESAVMPAIAPIASEQPEPPGLQTCEAVPAALLTQTEQRGSGRYGAFFYAVQAGDTLEQVAQKLGVNADVIMQINNVAWDQPLRTGVQLKVAECARGL; this comes from the coding sequence ATGAAAAAAATAGTGGAAAAACTGGGTTCAGTGTGGCTGGCGGTGGTTTTTTTGGGTTGGTCGCTCAGCGTGTCCGCCGCAGAAGAACCTGCCAGTTGTGTGGGTTTCAGTGCGAAAACGCTCAATCAGCACGCCAGCGCGTATCAAGCAGATATTAAAAAAGCAGCTAACCGTTACAGCGTGAACCCATCGTTGATCAAGGCAGTGATGGCTACGGGTAGTTGCTTTAATCATGCTTATGTATCACCTGATGGCCGGGTGGGGTTGATGCAATTGCAGATGGACACCGCCAAGCGTTTTGGTGCATTCGATGTGTTTACCCCAGAAGCCAATATTGACGCAGGAACCCGTTACCTCAGTTATTTGCTCCGACGTTACCAAGGCAGCCAAGCAGAAGTATTGGCAGCGTATGTCGCCAACAGTGGCACGCTTTGGCATGAGCCGGAGCTACCGATAGCGCTTGAGCTGATTCAAGAACCTGTTAAGCAACATTTGGCGACTCTGCTTAAGCTCGATGGTAATAAAAAAGCCAATCGTCAAGCGGTGGCATTATTGAAAAAATGGGTAAGTTCCACCAAGGTTTACCACACCGCTTTAGCTGCACTCCCACAACCTGATATGAAAGCCGCCAAAACATGGTTTCAGTCGCGTTTAACCAAGGTGCATTACCCGCGCACACCCGAAGCGAGAGGTTGTGGTGGTTTTAGTGCTAAAACCTTGCAAACAAAAGCTGCGCCGTATGAAGACATGATTAAAGAGTCCGCCAAGCGTCATGGGGTGAACCCTGCACTTGTGAAAGCGGTGATTGCCGCCGAGAGTTGTTACCGGGAAATGGTGGTGTCGTACAAAGGCGCGTCGGGTCTGATGCAATTGATGCCGGAAACGGCGGCAGAGTTGGGGGTGCTCGATATTTTTGATCCACAGGAAAATATTAACGGTGGCACACGCTATCTCAGTTGGTTAGTGCGGCGTTATGACGGCAGTGTGCCTCATGCGATTGCGGCATACAATGCGGGGCCGGGCAGGATAACGCCGGGTGAACCCATTACGATTACGTTTACCGAAACCCGTGGTTATATCCATAACGTGCTGACTAACCTGACCAAGCTGGAACAGGGTAAAAAGTCCGTTGAGCAGGCGCATTTGCTATTAGCAGGGTGGGAACAGACTGAATTGGAATACCAAGCGGCGTTACGTGGTGAAACGCTGGCGGTGGCTGAGCCGGAAGTTGCCCCCGTTGCGGAAGAAATCACCGCGCCTAACCCTGGAATAACCTTGGCATTTATCCGTACTGAAAAGGTTTTGCCGACGGCGGCAGATGCGGAGATTCCACCGAATGTACACCTGATTTCAGCGATTGATCAGGGGATTGTGCGGGTAAAGCATATTAAAACCACTGAATTGGTTCCTGCTGAAGCGATGGCTGAGCCTGAATCGGCGGTAATGCCTGCCATTGCCCCCATCGCATCAGAACAACCAGAGCCACCGGGTTTGCAAACTTGTGAGGCTGTGCCAGCGGCTTTGCTTACGCAAACGGAACAGCGCGGCAGCGGGCGTTATGGTGCTTTTTTCTACGCTGTCCAAGCGGGTGATACTTTGGAACAGGTGGCGCAAAAGCTTGGTGTTAATGCCGACGTGATCATGCAGATTAACAATGTTGCGTGGGATCAGCCATTGCGAACAGGGGTGCAATTGAAGGTTGCGGAGTGTGCGCGGGGGTTGTAA
- the trxC gene encoding thioredoxin TrxC: MSNPMNIVCPACSVTNRIPAERLGEHAKCGKCGSDLFTGHPTELSAENFAKHISRNDIPVLVDFWAPWCGPCRQMAPAFEKAAAQLEPNVRFAKLNTEDHQMVGAHYSIRSIPTMVLFKGGQEIARQSGAMGAADIERWVRSQL; encoded by the coding sequence ATGAGTAACCCGATGAATATCGTCTGCCCCGCGTGCAGTGTCACCAATCGCATTCCGGCGGAACGGCTGGGCGAGCACGCCAAGTGCGGCAAGTGTGGCAGCGATTTGTTTACTGGACACCCGACCGAGCTAAGTGCTGAGAATTTTGCCAAACACATCAGCCGTAATGATATTCCCGTCTTGGTTGACTTTTGGGCACCGTGGTGTGGCCCTTGCCGTCAAATGGCACCTGCTTTTGAGAAAGCTGCTGCGCAACTGGAACCCAACGTGCGTTTTGCAAAACTGAATACCGAAGATCACCAAATGGTGGGGGCGCATTACAGTATTCGCAGCATTCCGACGATGGTGCTATTCAAAGGCGGGCAAGAAATTGCACGTCAATCCGGCGCAATGGGGGCTGCGGATATTGAGCGTTGGGTGCGTAGCCAGCTTTAA